In one window of Paraflavitalea soli DNA:
- a CDS encoding porin family protein: MKKIFLMVLCAASFLAGQAQVKLGVKSGFNLANISGDVSNNDMKLSFHVGGFANIPLVDRFSLQPEFVFSRQGAKFDDEGDDTKLRLNYLNVPVLGQYNDPSGFYAETGPQFGFLINAKVKEDGRVHGVSSAYKSLDISWAFGAGYRVTNEASIGLRWNLGLTDVSDYAGKIRNSVLQIGVAYTLGTF, encoded by the coding sequence ATGAAAAAGATTTTCTTAATGGTCCTATGTGCTGCTTCCTTCCTCGCAGGGCAGGCGCAGGTTAAGCTCGGCGTAAAAAGTGGATTTAATTTGGCTAATATTTCCGGCGATGTAAGTAATAACGACATGAAGCTTAGTTTTCATGTTGGTGGTTTCGCAAATATCCCCCTGGTAGATCGTTTTAGTTTGCAGCCTGAATTCGTATTCTCCAGGCAGGGCGCTAAGTTTGACGATGAAGGCGATGATACCAAGCTGCGACTGAATTACCTCAACGTACCTGTGCTGGGCCAGTATAATGATCCTTCAGGTTTTTATGCCGAGACAGGCCCTCAGTTTGGTTTCCTGATCAATGCCAAGGTAAAGGAAGATGGTAGGGTACACGGCGTCAGCAGTGCTTATAAATCCCTGGATATATCCTGGGCATTTGGTGCTGGTTACAGGGTCACCAACGAAGCAAGCATAGGCCTTCGCTGGAACCTGGGCTTAACCGATGTTTCAGACTATGCAGGCAAAATACGCAACAGCGTATTACAGATAGGCGTTGCTTATACCCTCGGAACATTCTAA